A section of the Candidatus Zixiibacteriota bacterium genome encodes:
- a CDS encoding T9SS type A sorting domain-containing protein gives MNHRKWSGIFGLLITAIFAIQPGIAATDYVVISVNGDTSATSAFQGDAIGWSADCAIGSAIQWEIYLDIDSNNSIDIGSDKLLYNFTTVDGDISGNNGPGDSDPNPDGMIVVSPLILGFAPGYYMMSGTDTSDGVGAEDWFAMNALLSPPNMFTGHVTVPGYPAPDAFLKNIWIAAESQGAGMQMWTGLTDDNGYFEINIGSAGTGFPFRISPENLPGIVTPAPRNLTANGQIDNVDFDYMLPYDSVYGFVEDNEGNSIENGYVWARPRFSGPGEKETSINSGRYAIYFGDAELGEWEIGVGTEGLIPDYMASQNFTINNSIDHEIQLDFTCYLTDTVIYVRVTEMGAEPVHPYLIQSQSALLHCFTEGVSGIGSNNLIALRVSSLDPDGYGIQLAFWSDQYPIPEGYIIEGGYIYNVAPGDTVTINLVTGIKVQDTIQVAPTDPIPDWNQVFVNFWTPGKSYNATPDNNGIFTAYVESGTYDIAVYAPRYLSLPVMKTIHVTADTVGGLGLLLNYAHCHFGGHLTGVPLPLDSGLMVSAQTADWPDGYHTSGAVDPVTGAYDIYVCDGSWSINPPFIPGYSAPSPINSVLSNDDCLFDHDFEYATTDLSGDRTAVLPSAIDLSQNSPNPFNPATSITFALPVRSQVDLKVYNILGQEIKTLVNGEFAAGVHSVVWDGTDQSGHAAATGIYFYRLTAGEKTMIKKMILLK, from the coding sequence ATGAATCACCGTAAATGGTCTGGAATATTCGGCCTGCTAATCACGGCAATCTTTGCCATCCAGCCGGGAATTGCCGCCACCGACTATGTCGTTATCTCCGTTAATGGCGACACTTCTGCAACCAGCGCTTTTCAGGGTGATGCTATCGGCTGGAGTGCCGACTGTGCAATTGGCTCCGCAATCCAATGGGAAATATATTTGGATATCGATTCCAACAATAGCATCGATATTGGAAGCGACAAGCTGCTTTATAATTTCACCACCGTTGACGGCGACATCTCCGGCAATAACGGGCCGGGCGACAGCGATCCGAATCCGGATGGCATGATAGTTGTCTCGCCGCTGATCCTGGGCTTTGCTCCTGGATATTATATGATGAGTGGTACGGACACAAGCGATGGCGTCGGGGCCGAGGATTGGTTCGCCATGAATGCCCTCTTATCGCCGCCGAATATGTTTACCGGCCACGTTACCGTTCCGGGTTATCCCGCCCCCGATGCTTTTTTGAAAAATATCTGGATAGCTGCGGAAAGCCAGGGTGCGGGTATGCAGATGTGGACCGGATTGACCGACGACAACGGCTATTTCGAGATTAATATCGGCAGTGCCGGTACCGGTTTTCCTTTCCGCATTTCCCCCGAGAATCTCCCCGGGATAGTTACTCCGGCTCCTCGAAATCTGACCGCCAACGGTCAAATTGATAATGTTGATTTCGATTATATGCTGCCTTATGATTCCGTCTATGGATTTGTCGAGGATAACGAAGGAAATTCAATCGAAAATGGATATGTCTGGGCGAGGCCTCGTTTCAGCGGTCCGGGCGAGAAAGAAACGAGTATCAACAGCGGCCGGTATGCCATTTATTTCGGCGACGCCGAATTGGGCGAATGGGAAATCGGAGTCGGAACGGAAGGATTGATTCCCGACTATATGGCTTCGCAGAATTTTACCATCAATAATTCGATCGACCACGAAATTCAACTCGACTTCACCTGCTATTTGACCGATACGGTCATATATGTTCGCGTCACCGAAATGGGCGCCGAGCCGGTTCATCCCTATCTTATTCAGTCCCAATCAGCTTTATTGCATTGCTTCACCGAGGGAGTATCCGGGATTGGCTCGAACAACCTGATTGCCCTTCGCGTCTCCTCGCTGGATCCGGATGGTTATGGAATTCAGTTGGCATTCTGGAGTGATCAATATCCGATCCCCGAAGGGTATATTATCGAAGGCGGATATATATACAATGTTGCTCCCGGCGATACCGTCACCATTAATCTTGTTACTGGAATCAAGGTACAGGATACCATACAGGTGGCTCCAACCGATCCCATTCCTGACTGGAATCAAGTCTTTGTCAATTTCTGGACGCCCGGGAAAAGCTATAATGCGACCCCCGACAACAACGGCATCTTTACCGCTTATGTTGAAAGCGGGACATATGATATTGCCGTTTATGCCCCTCGTTATCTAAGCCTTCCGGTCATGAAGACCATTCATGTCACCGCTGATACCGTCGGCGGCCTCGGTCTTCTGTTGAATTATGCTCATTGTCATTTCGGCGGACACCTGACCGGAGTCCCTCTGCCGCTCGACAGTGGCCTGATGGTCAGCGCACAAACCGCTGACTGGCCCGATGGATATCATACCTCCGGTGCCGTTGACCCTGTCACAGGTGCTTATGACATTTATGTTTGTGATGGTAGTTGGTCCATCAATCCGCCTTTTATTCCGGGATATTCCGCCCCAAGTCCGATAAATTCCGTTCTGAGTAATGACGATTGCCTGTTTGACCATGATTTTGAATATGCCACGACAGATTTGAGTGGAGATCGCACCGCTGTTCTGCCCTCGGCCATCGACCTGTCTCAAAACAGCCCGAATCCATTCAACCCGGCCACCAGTATAACCTTCGCCCTGCCGGTTCGTTCGCAGGTGGACCTGAAAGTCTATAATATTCTGGGTCAGGAAATCAAGACCCTGGTTAATGGCGAATTTGCCGCCGGTGTCCATTCTGTTGTCTGGGATGGCACCGATCAATCCGGGCATGCTGCGGCCACCGGAATTTATTTCTATCGCCTCACAGCCGGTGAGAAGACAATGATCAAGAAGATGATCCTGCTTAAGTAG